The following proteins are co-located in the Phycisphaerae bacterium genome:
- a CDS encoding cytosolic protein, whose protein sequence is MECKKERNEEFCKCTYSSCGRRAVCCDCLRYHLASRQLPGCCFPPEAERTYDRSFEAFAKAWKL, encoded by the coding sequence ATGGAGTGCAAGAAGGAACGGAACGAGGAGTTCTGCAAGTGCACGTACTCGTCCTGCGGCAGGCGGGCGGTCTGCTGCGACTGCCTGCGGTATCACCTCGCGAGCCGGCAGCTGCCCGGCTGCTGCTTTCCGCCCGAGGCCGAACGTACATACGATCGCAGTTTCGAGGCATTTGCCAAGGCTTGGAAGCTGTGA
- a CDS encoding HAD family hydrolase produces MDPIRFSGIRAIVFDLDDTLYPERTYAFSGFAAVAHWLQVRYACPLDLEQRMRALYETEYRPRVFDRLLVEIGLTPSAALVSQMVECYRSHRPAIALYPDADAALDRWSGRFRLGLISDGPVGVQQRKVEVLGVASRIDRIVLTDEWGREYWKPHPRAFLAMEEYWGWHEGSLLYVADNPAKDFLAPRRLGWRTLRLCRAEGVYAHLPSVAGAEAEQSVSSLDLVEVTF; encoded by the coding sequence ATGGATCCGATCCGATTCTCCGGCATTCGTGCGATCGTGTTCGATCTTGATGACACGCTCTACCCGGAGCGGACGTATGCCTTCAGCGGCTTCGCGGCTGTTGCCCATTGGCTACAAGTTCGCTATGCCTGCCCACTTGACCTGGAACAGCGCATGAGAGCCCTCTATGAGACGGAATACCGTCCACGGGTATTCGATCGTCTTCTCGTGGAGATAGGACTGACCCCTTCGGCCGCATTGGTTTCTCAGATGGTCGAATGCTACCGTTCGCACAGGCCTGCGATTGCGCTTTACCCGGACGCTGATGCGGCCCTGGACCGGTGGTCGGGTCGCTTTCGGCTGGGCTTGATCAGTGATGGACCGGTGGGAGTCCAGCAGCGGAAGGTGGAGGTCCTGGGTGTGGCAAGCCGGATCGATCGCATCGTTCTGACCGATGAATGGGGTCGGGAGTACTGGAAACCTCACCCTCGGGCGTTTCTGGCGATGGAGGAGTATTGGGGTTGGCACGAGGGATCATTGCTGTATGTGGCCGACAATCCGGCGAAGGACTTTCTCGCTCCGCGGCGTCTTGGTTGGCGGACGCTGAGGCTCTGTCGTGCTGAGGGTGTCTACGCGCATCTGCCGTCGGTTGCGGGTGCCGAAGCCGAGCAGTCGGTGTCATCGCTTGATCTTGTTGAGGTAACCTTCTAG
- a CDS encoding fused MFS/spermidine synthase, producing MVPLYASTLFISALLLFLVQPMVGKMVLPKLGGTPAVWNTCMVFFQAMLLVGYAYAHGALAALSVRRQMVLHFVLMLAPLAVLPIAVAAASNPPSTDEPVGWLLWQLLLGVGLPFFVVSSSAPVLQKWFAVAGHGESRDPYFLYAASNAGSLLALVGYPLLVEPHLQLADQSRVWAFGYGGLIVLVGVCAVAMWRSSRRLCGPAVHAMASEIQACSSDRDEGQSCRHRAVEPAVGSPCAGRITWVVLSAIPSSLMLGVTTHITTDLAAIPLMWVLPLAIYLLTFVLVFARRRWLPHGLMVKLLPYLLLPMAILFFGRPERMEWLIIPVHLLTFFVATMVCHGELVRRRPPAERLTEFYLMMSIGGVLGGLLNAMLAPRLFSGIIEYPLMMVLVCFVLPRSASGVDTPGERRRDIAVPVVLAVLVALGLGILHVTSLDRAGATLMITFAVLVLVCFTFKARSVRFGLSYAVMLVTLGLLGDLRTGDSLHAERNFFGVKRVVLDPSGRLRLLVHGTTSHGCQSVDPVRAREPSSYYHRSGPIGDLFAALNEGGCGRRVGVIGLGAGAVAAYACPGQHFTFYEIDPAVERIACDSRYFSFLSGCRGRCDIVLGDGRLAVAAAWPGEFQLFLLDAFSSDSVPTHLLAREAVELYLAKLSDRGMLAFHVSNRFFDFEPLLAGVADDLGLACLAKFDAILTREQQAEGKLSSHCVVMARHSEDLRALVARPGWHAPSTRPGIRVWTDQYCDVVGLFLAGKRLDLGPRAAVASP from the coding sequence ATGGTCCCGCTGTATGCCAGCACGCTCTTCATCAGCGCTCTGCTGTTGTTTCTGGTGCAGCCGATGGTCGGCAAGATGGTACTGCCCAAGCTCGGGGGTACGCCGGCGGTATGGAACACCTGCATGGTCTTTTTCCAGGCCATGCTTCTCGTCGGCTATGCCTACGCGCACGGTGCGTTGGCCGCTTTGAGTGTGCGGCGGCAGATGGTGCTGCACTTCGTGCTCATGCTCGCCCCGCTGGCGGTATTGCCGATTGCCGTGGCGGCCGCATCGAATCCACCCTCGACGGATGAGCCGGTCGGCTGGCTGCTGTGGCAATTGCTGCTTGGGGTCGGCCTGCCGTTTTTCGTCGTGTCGAGCAGTGCCCCGGTGCTGCAGAAGTGGTTCGCCGTCGCGGGGCACGGCGAATCGCGGGATCCGTACTTTCTGTATGCGGCCAGCAATGCGGGCAGCCTGCTCGCCCTGGTGGGCTACCCGCTGCTGGTTGAACCGCATCTCCAGCTGGCCGATCAGAGTCGCGTATGGGCCTTCGGCTATGGTGGTCTGATTGTCCTGGTGGGCGTGTGCGCGGTCGCGATGTGGCGATCATCGCGCCGTCTGTGCGGCCCGGCGGTCCATGCGATGGCGAGTGAGATCCAGGCCTGCTCGTCCGACCGTGACGAGGGACAGAGTTGCCGTCATCGAGCGGTTGAGCCCGCAGTGGGTTCCCCCTGTGCCGGCCGGATCACGTGGGTTGTGTTGTCGGCCATTCCCTCGAGCCTGATGCTCGGCGTGACCACGCACATCACCACCGACCTGGCGGCCATCCCGTTGATGTGGGTTCTGCCGCTGGCGATCTATCTCTTGACCTTTGTCCTGGTTTTTGCCCGGCGGCGATGGCTGCCGCACGGCCTGATGGTCAAGCTGCTGCCCTATCTGCTGTTGCCCATGGCCATCCTTTTCTTCGGCCGGCCGGAGCGGATGGAGTGGCTGATCATTCCGGTCCATCTTCTCACTTTCTTTGTCGCGACGATGGTCTGCCATGGCGAGCTGGTGCGGCGCCGGCCGCCGGCCGAACGGTTGACTGAGTTCTACCTGATGATGTCGATCGGCGGCGTGCTCGGCGGTTTGTTGAACGCCATGCTGGCGCCGCGGCTTTTCTCGGGGATCATCGAGTATCCCCTGATGATGGTTTTGGTCTGCTTTGTGCTCCCGCGTTCGGCGAGTGGTGTGGATACGCCTGGCGAGCGACGGCGCGACATTGCCGTGCCGGTGGTGCTGGCCGTTCTGGTCGCTCTTGGGCTGGGGATTCTGCACGTGACTTCGCTAGATCGGGCGGGAGCGACGCTGATGATCACCTTCGCCGTTCTGGTGCTGGTCTGCTTCACATTCAAAGCCCGGTCGGTTCGGTTTGGTTTGAGTTACGCGGTCATGCTCGTGACATTGGGCTTGCTGGGCGATCTGAGAACCGGTGACTCTCTGCACGCCGAGCGCAATTTCTTCGGTGTGAAGAGAGTGGTGCTCGATCCGAGCGGCCGGCTGCGGTTGCTGGTTCACGGAACGACCAGCCATGGCTGTCAATCGGTCGATCCGGTGCGGGCCCGTGAGCCGAGCTCCTACTATCATCGCAGCGGGCCGATCGGCGACCTGTTTGCCGCATTGAACGAGGGCGGGTGCGGCCGGCGGGTCGGCGTGATCGGGCTGGGGGCGGGGGCAGTGGCCGCCTACGCCTGTCCGGGTCAACATTTCACCTTTTACGAGATCGATCCCGCGGTCGAGCGGATTGCCTGTGATTCTCGCTATTTCAGCTTTCTCTCTGGTTGTCGCGGTCGCTGCGACATCGTGCTGGGCGACGGCCGGCTGGCCGTGGCCGCGGCGTGGCCGGGCGAGTTCCAGCTCTTCCTGCTCGATGCCTTCAGCTCCGACTCGGTCCCCACTCACCTGCTGGCTCGTGAAGCGGTGGAGTTGTATCTGGCCAAGCTGTCCGATCGCGGCATGCTTGCCTTTCATGTCAGCAATCGTTTTTTTGATTTCGAGCCGCTGCTGGCCGGGGTGGCGGATGACCTGGGTCTGGCGTGCCTGGCGAAATTCGATGCCATCCTGACGCGTGAGCAGCAAGCGGAGGGCAAGCTCAGTTCGCACTGCGTGGTGATGGCCCGCCATTCCGAAGACCTGCGGGCGTTGGTTGCCAGGCCGGGCTGGCACGCGCCGAGCACCCGGCCGGGCATTCGGGTCTGGACCGATCAGTACTGCGACGTGGTTGGTCTCTTCCTGGCGGGCAAGCGGCTCGACCTTGGGCCCCGGGCGGCGGTGGCGAGTCCATGA
- a CDS encoding radical SAM protein codes for MGIATALQVVRMFARLTGRVPAGHLWYLFRRMANEKPHRFGGQTRINTFFPPYPSPAFDRFCAAVIARRRVPFSVYLAVTGACPFRCPHCSYAGRANGRMSPGQLLDAVRQVKLLGTCALGFTGGEPMLCGDLEQLVAAAAPEMATIVFTTGHGLDDSRARKLAAAGVSCVTIGIESADAEAHDRFRGRVGSFAEAEAAVRACQDAGIYTAISTVGTRERIAGGELAAMYDLGRRWGVGEFRLLAPVATGRLRGGAGAMLEPNERRTLFDFHVEHNRRGDGPAVNSFAYLESDELFGCGAGYHHVYIDAAGQVCPCDLTPLSFGDMTAEPLADIWQRMERFFPCPRRGCLMAVLADGLDPAADLPLPREQSESLCARCGSTALPEGYRRLLTPASRCGRRGVGGAR; via the coding sequence ATGGGGATCGCCACGGCCCTGCAGGTGGTGCGGATGTTCGCCCGGCTCACGGGTCGCGTGCCGGCCGGGCACCTGTGGTATCTCTTCCGCCGCATGGCCAACGAGAAGCCGCACCGATTCGGCGGCCAGACGCGGATCAACACGTTCTTCCCGCCGTACCCGTCCCCGGCGTTCGATCGATTCTGTGCGGCCGTCATTGCCCGACGGCGGGTGCCGTTCTCGGTTTACCTGGCCGTCACCGGAGCCTGCCCGTTTCGCTGTCCGCACTGCAGCTATGCCGGGCGAGCCAACGGCCGGATGTCGCCTGGGCAACTCCTCGATGCGGTGCGGCAGGTGAAGTTGCTGGGCACGTGCGCGCTCGGCTTCACGGGCGGCGAGCCGATGCTGTGTGGCGACCTGGAACAGCTGGTGGCCGCGGCGGCTCCGGAGATGGCTACGATCGTTTTCACCACCGGGCATGGGCTTGACGATTCGCGGGCGCGCAAGCTTGCGGCGGCGGGGGTGTCCTGTGTGACCATCGGCATCGAATCGGCGGACGCCGAGGCCCACGATCGTTTCCGCGGCCGGGTGGGGTCGTTCGCCGAGGCGGAGGCAGCGGTGCGGGCCTGCCAGGACGCCGGCATTTACACGGCCATCTCGACCGTGGGCACGCGTGAGCGGATCGCGGGTGGTGAACTGGCGGCCATGTACGACCTCGGCCGCCGGTGGGGCGTGGGTGAGTTCCGGCTGCTCGCTCCGGTGGCGACCGGGCGGCTGCGCGGCGGTGCGGGCGCGATGCTGGAACCGAACGAGCGGCGGACACTCTTTGATTTCCATGTCGAGCACAATCGCCGGGGTGACGGGCCGGCCGTGAACTCGTTCGCGTATCTGGAGTCGGACGAGTTGTTCGGCTGTGGTGCGGGTTATCACCATGTCTACATCGACGCCGCCGGGCAGGTGTGTCCGTGCGATCTGACGCCGCTGAGTTTCGGTGATATGACGGCCGAGCCACTGGCCGACATCTGGCAGCGGATGGAGCGGTTCTTTCCCTGTCCGCGTCGCGGCTGCCTCATGGCTGTCCTAGCCGACGGTTTGGATCCCGCCGCCGACCTTCCCTTGCCGCGCGAACAAAGCGAGTCCTTGTGTGCGCGTTGTGGTTCGACGGCTCTGCCCGAAGGGTACCGGCGGCTGTTGACTCCAGCATCGCGGTGTGGCCGCAGGGGTGTCGGTGGTGCGAGGTGA
- a CDS encoding PAS domain S-box protein — protein sequence MDRRKDSGLSPQEMDLIRQQAMDLAGIGLLRERLDGTILYCDRGALRILDLQDRFEDPSEVAGLNIAELISYLEPPERLRATIREHQRVRNLECPFRTLKGELRWALFDAYLLKNGETGEEAIQILCRDITQVREVEERLQRSEQLYRTLAEGAEDFIFVIDREDRVRYVNSYAAASLHCTPQEIIGRKREVLFPPDIARQQGQHLQQVFQTGQKLSAVDRLVIPGKSMWLDTTLTPVDRKDGVVETVMGISRDITSLKQAEEKLLHSELRYRTLFETSKDAILLATLEGRVLDCNDSACHMYGYLREDLLKLEVSDLAPPDVAAMIPQIISENIGKGELHVELVGKRRDGAVFPIEVNARAVRIREETLGIVYVRDITERERDARERQQLENDLRHTQKMEALGQLAGGVAHDFNNLLTAIIGSVDVALDRLSRTPAVTAAATVRSCLEEIEEAGQRAASLTRQLLTFSRKQVLKVQVADPNQIVADLERLLRRLIGEHIVLKITLTPSIGRVRTDVGQMEQVLMNLALNARDAMPQGGTLTIQTGHLDLTRAYQRRHVGARTGPHVVFTITDTGTGMDQHTLDHIFEPFFTTKAAGRGTGLGLATVYGIITQAGGHITVESTPGGPTTFRIHVPAVSEPEDTATELADRSEARGKETVLICEDEGLVLRLASRVLKDAGYTVLEAQAGDQAIQAAASHPGPIHLLVTDVVMPGLNGRQLADALRTTHPTLRVLFVSGYTSDLISTQGVLDKGFEFLPKPFDSGQLLQRVREVLDSTGR from the coding sequence ATGGACCGACGCAAAGATTCTGGTCTCAGCCCACAGGAGATGGACCTCATCCGGCAGCAGGCCATGGACCTCGCTGGAATCGGCCTTCTCCGAGAGAGACTCGATGGAACCATCCTCTACTGCGACCGAGGTGCCCTGCGGATCCTTGATCTCCAGGACCGGTTCGAGGATCCGAGCGAGGTGGCCGGCCTGAACATCGCGGAGCTCATCTCCTACCTCGAGCCGCCCGAGCGTCTCCGGGCCACCATCCGCGAGCATCAACGAGTCCGGAATCTCGAATGCCCTTTCCGGACGCTCAAAGGGGAGCTGCGTTGGGCTCTCTTCGACGCATACCTGTTGAAGAACGGCGAGACCGGCGAGGAGGCCATCCAGATCCTCTGCCGGGATATCACCCAGGTCAGAGAAGTGGAAGAGCGACTCCAACGCAGCGAGCAACTCTACCGCACACTGGCCGAAGGCGCCGAAGACTTCATCTTCGTCATCGACCGGGAAGACCGCGTTCGGTATGTCAACTCCTACGCCGCGGCCAGCCTCCACTGCACCCCCCAGGAAATCATCGGCCGCAAACGCGAGGTGTTGTTCCCTCCGGATATCGCCCGCCAACAGGGTCAACACCTCCAGCAGGTGTTCCAGACTGGCCAGAAACTATCGGCGGTGGATCGACTCGTCATTCCCGGCAAAAGCATGTGGCTGGATACCACGCTGACGCCGGTGGACCGCAAGGACGGCGTGGTTGAGACGGTGATGGGCATCTCCCGCGATATCACCAGTCTCAAGCAAGCCGAAGAGAAGCTGCTGCACAGCGAATTGCGGTATCGAACGCTGTTTGAGACGTCCAAGGACGCCATTCTCCTGGCGACGCTGGAGGGGCGCGTTCTAGACTGCAACGACTCCGCTTGCCACATGTACGGCTATCTACGGGAAGACCTTCTGAAGCTGGAGGTGAGTGATCTCGCCCCGCCCGACGTGGCGGCCATGATTCCCCAGATCATCAGCGAGAACATCGGAAAGGGCGAACTCCACGTTGAACTGGTTGGCAAGCGCCGCGACGGCGCTGTCTTCCCCATCGAGGTCAATGCTCGGGCGGTCAGGATCCGCGAGGAGACGCTCGGCATCGTGTATGTCCGCGATATCACCGAGCGGGAGCGCGATGCCCGCGAGCGCCAGCAACTGGAGAACGATCTCCGCCACACCCAGAAAATGGAAGCCCTGGGCCAACTGGCCGGGGGCGTGGCCCACGATTTCAATAACCTCCTGACCGCAATCATCGGATCGGTGGACGTTGCCCTGGATCGACTCTCGAGGACTCCTGCGGTGACGGCAGCGGCAACCGTGCGCTCCTGCCTGGAGGAAATCGAGGAGGCCGGCCAGCGGGCAGCGTCACTCACCCGGCAACTGCTCACCTTCAGCCGCAAGCAGGTCCTCAAAGTCCAGGTGGCCGACCCGAACCAGATCGTGGCGGACCTGGAACGACTCCTCCGACGTCTGATCGGCGAACATATCGTCCTGAAAATCACCCTGACGCCCAGCATCGGACGAGTCCGCACCGATGTGGGCCAGATGGAGCAGGTGCTGATGAACCTCGCCCTCAACGCCCGGGATGCCATGCCACAAGGCGGCACGCTGACCATTCAGACCGGACACCTGGACCTCACTCGAGCCTACCAGCGCCGTCATGTCGGCGCTCGAACCGGCCCTCACGTGGTCTTCACCATCACCGACACCGGCACCGGAATGGACCAGCATACGCTCGACCACATCTTCGAGCCTTTCTTCACCACCAAGGCGGCTGGCAGGGGAACCGGACTCGGACTGGCTACGGTGTACGGAATCATCACCCAGGCGGGCGGCCACATCACCGTGGAAAGCACCCCGGGAGGGCCAACGACGTTCAGGATCCATGTGCCGGCCGTCTCGGAGCCCGAAGACACGGCCACCGAATTGGCGGACCGATCGGAGGCCCGAGGCAAGGAAACCGTGCTCATTTGCGAAGATGAGGGCTTGGTTCTGCGACTGGCAAGCCGAGTCCTCAAGGACGCCGGCTACACCGTCCTCGAAGCTCAGGCCGGCGACCAGGCCATTCAGGCGGCAGCCAGCCACCCCGGACCCATCCACCTCCTGGTCACCGATGTGGTCATGCCCGGCCTGAACGGTCGCCAACTCGCGGATGCCCTGCGAACCACTCACCCGACCCTCAGAGTCCTCTTCGTCTCCGGCTACACCTCGGACCTGATCAGTACCCAAGGTGTCCTCGACAAGGGATTCGAGTTCCTCCCCAAGCCGTTCGACTCCGGACAGCTCCTGCAGCGCGTTCGGGAGGTACTCGATAGCACGGGTCGCTAG
- a CDS encoding methyltransferase domain-containing protein, with the protein MAEQNLRPPRRHWLRLTARTVGLMLGQPQRTDQLIRQSYDRIATGYDQAWTHHMRDLSAHLLDRLAPPAGATCLDLTCGTGYVTGELARRTGGRATGVDRSAGMLEIAQHRHGHRCTFIQADILKHLRSLPPAGFDVVTCAWGLGYSRPFKVVRQIARVLRPGGRLGIIDNSLFSLSEILWASMCAFAERPEALTHAMRVQFLPSAGMLVLAMRMAGFAVKASWQGRKSYRVPDGSAAIARLTATGAAAGFEFASNERYREQVFERFAQILERQRRTQDGITITHRYLAAIGVKR; encoded by the coding sequence GTGGCCGAACAGAACCTGCGACCGCCTCGCCGCCACTGGCTTCGTCTCACCGCCCGAACCGTCGGACTCATGCTCGGTCAACCACAACGAACGGATCAGCTGATCCGGCAGAGTTACGACCGAATCGCCACCGGGTATGACCAGGCCTGGACGCATCACATGCGCGACCTGTCCGCCCATCTGCTCGACCGCCTTGCCCCGCCCGCGGGCGCCACCTGCCTCGATCTCACCTGCGGCACCGGCTACGTGACCGGCGAACTCGCCCGCCGAACCGGCGGCCGGGCAACCGGCGTGGACCGATCGGCCGGCATGCTCGAGATCGCGCAGCACCGGCACGGCCACCGTTGCACCTTCATTCAGGCCGACATTCTCAAACACTTACGCTCGCTGCCACCGGCCGGCTTCGACGTCGTCACCTGCGCCTGGGGTCTGGGCTACAGCCGACCCTTCAAGGTGGTTCGTCAGATCGCCCGCGTGCTCCGGCCGGGGGGACGGCTCGGTATCATCGACAACTCGCTGTTCTCGCTTTCCGAGATCCTCTGGGCATCCATGTGCGCTTTCGCCGAACGACCCGAAGCCCTGACCCACGCCATGCGCGTCCAGTTCCTGCCGTCGGCCGGAATGCTCGTACTCGCCATGCGAATGGCCGGATTCGCCGTCAAGGCCTCCTGGCAGGGCCGCAAGAGCTACCGGGTCCCCGATGGCTCGGCGGCCATCGCCCGACTTACCGCGACCGGGGCGGCAGCCGGTTTCGAGTTTGCCTCGAACGAACGGTATCGGGAACAGGTCTTCGAGCGCTTCGCCCAAATCCTCGAACGACAGCGCCGAACCCAGGACGGCATCACCATCACTCACCGCTATCTGGCCGCCATCGGAGTGAAACGATGA
- a CDS encoding ATP-grasp domain-containing protein: MSHGAEWMIGWGAGRSDVRVLFTSGGRRIELMQAFVRAARALHLAASWHVVDVETHYAAACMADHAHRVPRIASPDYVGALLRIVRREKIDLLIPLIDSDLVKLAEARSRFARLGCGVLISSPDVVATCRDKLRMFHFLSRQGIDTPQTWAGAELASLRGIRFPVFLKPCFGSASKGNFIVRDRKALKALVPLVPAAIIQEYVPGVEYTLDVYTGYDGRPRCVVPRQRIEVRGGEVTKSRTRKHAQIMAVGTQVAQALADCVGLITIQLILTASGRIRVIEVNPRFGGGAPLAIRAGADFPRWLLAEWLGRRPRIRADQFEDGLMMLRYHQSFFEKTSGAD; this comes from the coding sequence ATGTCACATGGTGCGGAATGGATGATTGGGTGGGGGGCTGGCAGAAGCGATGTTCGCGTCCTGTTCACCAGCGGTGGCCGGCGGATCGAGCTGATGCAGGCGTTTGTCCGAGCCGCACGAGCCCTCCATCTGGCCGCGTCCTGGCATGTGGTCGACGTCGAGACTCACTACGCTGCGGCCTGCATGGCCGATCACGCCCACCGGGTTCCCCGGATCGCGTCCCCAGACTACGTCGGGGCCTTGCTGAGGATCGTCCGGCGGGAGAAGATCGATCTGTTGATCCCGCTGATCGACAGCGATCTGGTGAAGCTGGCCGAGGCGAGGTCGCGTTTTGCCCGCCTCGGATGCGGCGTCCTCATCTCGTCGCCGGACGTTGTCGCCACTTGTCGGGACAAACTCCGGATGTTCCATTTCCTGAGCCGCCAGGGGATCGACACGCCCCAAACCTGGGCAGGAGCGGAACTTGCGAGTCTCCGGGGTATCCGTTTCCCGGTGTTCCTCAAGCCCTGTTTCGGCAGCGCGAGCAAGGGCAACTTCATCGTTCGCGACCGGAAGGCTCTCAAAGCCCTGGTGCCCCTGGTGCCCGCGGCCATCATCCAGGAGTACGTACCCGGGGTCGAATACACGCTGGACGTCTACACCGGATATGATGGCCGACCGCGCTGCGTCGTGCCCAGGCAGCGAATCGAAGTCCGTGGCGGCGAAGTGACCAAGTCGCGCACCCGCAAACACGCCCAGATTATGGCGGTTGGAACTCAGGTCGCCCAGGCGTTGGCGGACTGCGTGGGACTCATCACCATCCAGCTGATTCTCACTGCGAGCGGCCGCATCCGTGTCATCGAGGTCAATCCTCGTTTTGGCGGGGGGGCCCCTCTCGCCATTCGGGCAGGGGCGGATTTCCCGAGGTGGCTGCTGGCCGAGTGGCTGGGACGAAGGCCACGTATCCGGGCGGACCAGTTCGAGGACGGCCTCATGATGTTGCGGTATCACCAATCGTTCTTCGAGAAGACGAGCGGCGCGGACTGA
- a CDS encoding UbiA family prenyltransferase, which yields MIDLLRLCRLYYAVPMGLTFTLTVCYAQGAAQAMASASTVLATLALILVLAGAYIINDVCDLPVDRINAPHRSLASDKVHPRTAAKLAVALLAAAMLSAAFCRPPFMLALGVVAIGLVVYNLWSKRLGIGKQLLVAALMTCIYPLSLAQAGGATSRRAWTLAVFPVWMFLSSFGYEILKDLRDLEGDLAIHIPTWLSRRPQRARRVAQIALLAGAAVLPAPYGLGCGGIYLAVVTLAIAAAIAATQLPVRRAINAVYLEFVIVGIAATTDLVAGG from the coding sequence ATGATCGACCTGCTCCGCCTCTGCCGCCTCTACTACGCGGTGCCGATGGGCCTGACCTTCACGCTCACGGTCTGCTATGCCCAGGGTGCCGCGCAGGCCATGGCATCCGCGAGCACTGTCCTGGCCACGCTCGCCCTGATACTCGTCCTGGCCGGCGCCTACATCATCAACGACGTGTGCGACTTGCCCGTGGATCGCATCAACGCCCCGCATCGATCCTTGGCGTCCGACAAGGTACACCCCCGGACCGCGGCAAAGCTGGCGGTTGCCTTGCTGGCCGCCGCCATGCTCTCGGCCGCCTTCTGTCGCCCGCCGTTCATGCTCGCCCTCGGTGTCGTGGCCATCGGCCTGGTCGTCTACAACCTGTGGTCCAAGCGACTCGGCATCGGCAAGCAATTGCTGGTCGCGGCGCTCATGACCTGCATCTATCCGCTCTCGCTCGCCCAGGCAGGCGGAGCGACCAGCCGCCGGGCCTGGACACTGGCGGTGTTCCCGGTGTGGATGTTCCTTTCGAGCTTCGGCTACGAGATCCTGAAGGACCTTCGCGATCTGGAGGGCGATCTGGCCATCCACATCCCCACCTGGCTCAGCCGCCGCCCGCAACGCGCACGCCGAGTGGCCCAGATCGCCCTGCTGGCCGGTGCGGCCGTCCTGCCCGCCCCCTATGGCCTCGGCTGCGGCGGGATCTACCTCGCAGTCGTAACCCTCGCCATCGCCGCAGCGATCGCAGCCACCCAGCTTCCCGTCCGCCGGGCGATCAACGCAGTGTACCTCGAGTTCGTCATCGTGGGCATCGCGGCCACGACGGACCTGGTCGCAGGCGGATAG